From the genome of Haloarcula taiwanensis:
TACTTCGACCTGCTCGACGACATCGAGACGGACATCGAGGAGATAGAGGAGGAGGTCACCGTCTCCACCGACAGCGAGACCATCGAGAAGATAAACGACGTCCGGCGGGACCTGCTGTCGTTCCGCAAGCAGGCCTGGCCCGCGCGCGAGGCCGTCGGCAGCCTCGCCCGTGGCGACCCAAAGCAGATACAACCACAGACGGAGAAGTACTTCCGGGACGTCTACGACCACCTCGTCCAGATTGTGGACCTGACCGAGACCTACCGCGACCTCGTCTCGGGTGCGCGGGACATCTACCTCAACACCGTCTCGCAGTCGACCAACGAGGTGATGAAGGTGCTGACCGTCGTCGCGACGGTCTTCATCCCGCTGACGTTCGTCGTCGGGGTCTACGGGATGAACTTCGCCGACAGCCCGTACAACATGCCGGAACTGGGCTGGACCTTCGGCTACCCCGCGGTGATGGTCGGCATGGGCCTCATCGTCGCGATACTGCTCGGCCACTTCCGCCAGCGGGGCTACCTATAGCGCAAGCGGGACGAGCAACACCCCCATCAGCGTCGCCCGGCGGGACCCGAACCGCGGCGGGAGATGTCCGACCAGCGTGGCCGCCCCGAACGCGCCGACGCCCACGAGGCCGGCAAACAGCGCCGAGAGGCCGACAAGGACCGCGACCACTGAAAGCGAGAGGGCCGTCTGGTCCACCCGACCGACGGCACGGAGATAGCGGTCACCCAGTGTCGGGACGAGTATCGCGCCAGCGACGGCGGCGACGGCGACCGCCGCGAGCAGCGCCGGGAGCACGAGCGGCACCTCGGCCCGGTCGAGCGCGACGAGGACACCGGTTCGGGGCGTCCCGAGCGAGATGAGCGCGAACAGCGCAAACACCGCTGTCGCCGTGTTGACGCCACTCGTCGTCACGATGAACGCACGCGGCCCACGCTCAGCGACCAGTCCAAGCGCCAGCGTGGCCGCGATGGCGCTTGAGACGCCCGGAATGTAGCCGACAGCGCCACCGCAGAGCGTTCCGACGCCCGCGAGAACGACGACCGTTCGCCGCGGCGTCGTCACCGCCGCGTCGGCCTGTGGCGGGACCCCCTCCCCCTCGATGGCGGCCAGGAGCACCGGCGCGCCGAACAGCCCCGAAAACAGCGGGACCAGTACGTCGGAGACTGGCAGCACTCCGGTCACCGGCGCGTCGAGGAGGGCGATTCCAAGCAGGCCGCTGGCTGCCAGTGAACACGCCGCGCCGATTTGCCGACGGCGGCCCTGTTCCGTGACCACAAGCAGGACAGCGACTCCCGCGAGAAGTACCGACAGCCACGGCTGGAGCAGCGGATACGCTCGCTCCATCAGGAGGGTGAGTGGAACCGCCAGCGGGACGGCAAACACTACGGCCAACCCGCTCCCCAGCGCTGACAGGCGCAGCGCCTCCCGACCGCGACCCTCGATGACCAGCTGGTGGCTCGGCAGCGCACTGGCCGCCAGTGCCGGGTCCGGCACGCCCAGCGCCAGCGCCGGAATCACGTCGAGAAAGGTGTGTGTCACCCCGGCCGCCAGCATTGCCACGCCGACGTAGAGTCGTGGCCCCGGTAGACTGCTCGCCGCCGCGGCGAGCAAAAGTGCGAAGGTGTTGGCGTGCAACCCCGGAACGAGCCCGCTAAGCGTTCCCAGTCCAACTCCCGCCCCAACCGCAGCGAGGAGCGCGAGCGTCGCTGTCGGGTCGACGGCGGGAGCCATGGACTGCATAGCGGGGCGTGGCCCCGTTCCCGTACTTGAACCTCTGCGACGTTCGGCCCGGCTACCACTCTACAGCGTAGTGCGGGCCGACCGGACCGTGTTCGGCGTGAGTCCCGGCGCTAGGAGGGGTGGTGAGACAGCAGTGCCGACTGTCGGTCGCGACCAGTCCTTTCGAGAGGGCGCTCCCGAAGAGGCGACAGCGCAGGTCCGACTCAGCCAGACGTTCTCTTCCGACCGAAGCCCCCTGAACCTGGCGAGCTTTTTGGTGTGCCGGCCATTCGTACACACATGAGCAACGAGTCCCGAAAGTCGGCCGGGTTCAAGGACCGGACGCCGGTAACGACAGCCAGGGAGGCGCTGCTGGACGCAGTGTTCCCACACGAGCGGACGGAGCGCGTCTCGCTACGCGACGCCGACGAGCGCGTCGTCGCGGGGGAAATCACCGCCGAGCGAGCGGTGCCCCACTACCGGCGCGCGGCGATGGACGGCTTCGCCGTCAGCGCGGAAGACACGTTCGGCGCGAGCCAGCGGTCGCCGGAATCGCTCCAGGTCGGAGAGACAGTGACCACCGGCACGGCGACCCGCGTACACACGGGCAGCGAACTCCCAGCGGGTGCCGACGCCGTCGTGATGATCGAGGAGACCGAGGTCGCCGGTGACACCGTCACCGTGTTCGATGCGGTTGCTGGCGGGGAGAACGTCGCTCCTGTCGGCGAGGACGTAGAGCAAGGGCAGACGCTGTATGCAGACGGCCACCTGCTCCGCCCGTCGGACCTCGGGCTGTTGAAATCGGTCGGGAACGACGCTGTCGAGGTGTACGAGCGGCCGACTGTCAGCGTGATTCCGACCGGTGAGGAGTTAGTCCAAGATGACCCGGAACCGGGCCAAGTAGTCGAGACGAACGGCCAGACCGTCACGCAGTACGTCGAGCGCTGGGGGGGTGACGCGACCTACCGCGACATCGTTACCGACGACGTGGACGCGCTCCGGGCGGCCATCAGCGACGACTTGGACCACGACCTCGTGGTGACGACCGGCGGCTCTTCCGTCGGCGAGCGGGACCTGCTCCCGGAAGTCGTCGACGACCTCGGCGAGGTGCTGGTCCACGGCGTCGCGCTGAAGCCGGGTCACCCGGTCGCGCTGGGCGTGGTCGAAGAGACGCCGATTCTGATGCTCCCGGGTTATCCGGTCGCCTGCATCGTCAACGCCGTCCAGTTCCTCCGGCCGGCGCTCCGCCGTGCCGGCCACCTCCCGGCGACCGACCCGCCGACGACCGAGGCCGAACTCACGCGGAAGATAGCCAGCGAGCCGGGGACCCGGACCTACGCTCGGGTACAACTGCGCGAGGAGGACGACGACGGACCGACCGCGACGCCGACGCGGGCCAGCGGGTCGGGCGTCCTCTCCAGCGTCGCGCTCGCCGACGGCTGGGTCGTCGTGCCGGAGTCCGTGGAGGGCTACGACGCCGGTGACACTGTGCCCGTCGAGGACTGGGAGTGGTCCCAATGAGCGACCGCCGCGAGTTCCGCGACCTCGCATCACCGGAGGAGGCCCACGAGGTCGTCGCAAACCTCGACATCGACCCCGACCCGGAAACGGTCCCGCTCGCCGACGCCCGCGACCGCGTCCTCACCGAGCGGATCGACGCCGACATCGACGTGCCAGGGTTCGACCGCGCGAGTATGGACGGCTACGCCGTCCACGCCAGAGACACCTTCGGCGCTGACGAGGCCGACCCGGTGACGCTGTCGGTCGCCGGGGAAGTCCACGCGGGTGAGAAGCCCGACGTAACGGTCGAACCGGGTTCGGTCGCCGAGATTTCGACCGGCGCGGTGATGCCGCCCGGTGCCGACGCCGTCGTGATGGTCGAGCGAACGACTGAAACCGACGCCGGCGTCGAGATACGCACATCCGTCGCGCCCGGTGATAACGTGATGCTCGCCGGCGCAGATATCGCGGCCGGCGCGCGCGCCCTCGGTCCAGGAACGCGAATCACGCCCCGTGAAATCGGACTCCTGTCTGCCCTTGGCGTCGACGAGGTTCCGGTGCGTGGCCGGCCACAGGTCGGCATTCTCTCGACGGGCGATGAACTTGTCCGGCCCGGGGACCCCCTCGACAGCGCCGCCGGCCAGATTTACGACGTGAACAGCTACACGCTGGCGGGCGCGGTCGCGGAGGCCGGCGGTGAGCCGGTGATGTACCCCCACGCTGGCGACGACTACGAGGAAATGGAGCGATTGCTCCACCAAGCGGCTGACGAATGCGACCTCGTCCTCTCGTCAGGGTCGACCAGCGCCAGCGCGGTCGACGTCATCTACCGCGTCATCGAGGAACGCGGCGAACTCAGGCTCCACGGTGTGGCCGTCAAACCCGGCAAGCCGATGCTCGTGGGGACTATCGGCGACTCGGCGTACGTCGGGCTGCCTGGCTACCCAGTTTCGGCGCTGACTATTTTCCAGACGTTCGTCGCGCCAGCAGTACGGAACGCTGCTGGACGGGAGCAGCCACAGACAGCTACGGCCTCCGGCACAATGGCAGTCCAGGAACGCTACGGCGAAGGGCGACGACGCCTCATGCCAGCCGGGCTGGTCGAAGACGACTCCGGGTCGCTGCTGGTCTACCCGGTCGACAAGGGCAGCGGCGCGACGACGAGCCTCGTCGACGCCGATGGCTTCGTCGACGTGCCGCCGGGGACCGACTACCTCGCCGAGGGGGAGACGGTCGATGTGACGCTGTTTTCCCCCGCCGTCAGGCCGCCGACGCTGCTGGGCATGGGCGAGGACGACCCGCTCCTCTCGCGCCTGCTCGATACAATCGACCGCCCGCGGTACCTCCCGCTGGGATCGACCGA
Proteins encoded in this window:
- a CDS encoding magnesium and cobalt transport protein CorA; protein product: MISALVYAGETAEPYDDLGAARAAAGTTWVHAAEATDEEIRAVQSAFDLHPLAIDDLRGDVRAKTEEYRDYTFVLLKTMRLTPGETTFEKEVTTSPVGVFVGRDWVVSLGLDEARPVQRVMDAARRGDERLLQHGPDFTAYRVVDVVVDAYFDLLDDIETDIEEIEEEVTVSTDSETIEKINDVRRDLLSFRKQAWPAREAVGSLARGDPKQIQPQTEKYFRDVYDHLVQIVDLTETYRDLVSGARDIYLNTVSQSTNEVMKVLTVVATVFIPLTFVVGVYGMNFADSPYNMPELGWTFGYPAVMVGMGLIVAILLGHFRQRGYL
- a CDS encoding molybdopterin molybdenumtransferase MoeA, whose translation is MSNESRKSAGFKDRTPVTTAREALLDAVFPHERTERVSLRDADERVVAGEITAERAVPHYRRAAMDGFAVSAEDTFGASQRSPESLQVGETVTTGTATRVHTGSELPAGADAVVMIEETEVAGDTVTVFDAVAGGENVAPVGEDVEQGQTLYADGHLLRPSDLGLLKSVGNDAVEVYERPTVSVIPTGEELVQDDPEPGQVVETNGQTVTQYVERWGGDATYRDIVTDDVDALRAAISDDLDHDLVVTTGGSSVGERDLLPEVVDDLGEVLVHGVALKPGHPVALGVVEETPILMLPGYPVACIVNAVQFLRPALRRAGHLPATDPPTTEAELTRKIASEPGTRTYARVQLREEDDDGPTATPTRASGSGVLSSVALADGWVVVPESVEGYDAGDTVPVEDWEWSQ
- a CDS encoding molybdopterin biosynthesis protein codes for the protein MVPMSDRREFRDLASPEEAHEVVANLDIDPDPETVPLADARDRVLTERIDADIDVPGFDRASMDGYAVHARDTFGADEADPVTLSVAGEVHAGEKPDVTVEPGSVAEISTGAVMPPGADAVVMVERTTETDAGVEIRTSVAPGDNVMLAGADIAAGARALGPGTRITPREIGLLSALGVDEVPVRGRPQVGILSTGDELVRPGDPLDSAAGQIYDVNSYTLAGAVAEAGGEPVMYPHAGDDYEEMERLLHQAADECDLVLSSGSTSASAVDVIYRVIEERGELRLHGVAVKPGKPMLVGTIGDSAYVGLPGYPVSALTIFQTFVAPAVRNAAGREQPQTATASGTMAVQERYGEGRRRLMPAGLVEDDSGSLLVYPVDKGSGATTSLVDADGFVDVPPGTDYLAEGETVDVTLFSPAVRPPTLLGMGEDDPLLSRLLDTIDRPRYLPLGSTEGVRRLGNGVPDVAVVAGPTDADHEATDIGGWQREWGLVVDAEADISDLADLVDGDYRFVNRDTASGLRRSFDDALDALGEERGLGRAEVADAVDGYELTTKAHESPARKVLAGDADAGLGLRATAAKLGLGFVSLGTQPVRVLANPNRREKDSVDALAATLEDLDSLADGLAGIEVQ